The Plutella xylostella chromosome 25, ilPluXylo3.1, whole genome shotgun sequence region TGTTGATACTTGGTATACAATAAGGGTAATACCCCAGGAGGCTCTATTCCAAATTTCAGGTTTAGGAGACAAATAGTTTCCGAGatattcatttttaaaatCGAGGAAATTGTATGGGAAATGACAGATGAGGTTATAAATgcaactttttaaaaaaaataggcaATAGCGtttttatatgtacttatacagcCAGGTGACcataacaatatttacaaatacaaatgcCGTCAAACCCTCGggaccaaaacctaaagataggtgcgacgacgagcaaagcgaggaggagcgtgttaggtgcacatgttcatcgaaaccaaagcgtagcgcagcgaagcggagcggagcgtttacGACACAGTTCCTGATGTTCCTATATGACATATTTATGTGTCAGTTCACCGAGAATGTATGGAACATCACATTATAAAGtcaatatctcaaaaactactgGTCTCCTAGATGTGGGGGTTGGAGGGGGAGGTTGCCCTCCCCTCCCCCCTTCCCCCCACACACCCCCTAACCTTTATTTCGAATGACGCTAATGGAAATTTTTACCCAAATAATTTGTGTTACGAGCTGTATTTTTGCTCAataagaacttattttttactaacATAACTAACTATGtgtgaaaacttttaattggctatgtattattaatcgtaatttcttatgtataatgtttagctgtaagttttcctatgaataaataaataaatatgtatctatgtataggtacaatggaacataaaagagtagagaataattgagggcgttgcaatctaagaaagtggccacactattatagtatagaaaacggacaaaagtatcacgatactttagcagaaaaaatcaaaacgagaaatgtttcaaatatttactaattataaaatgcgactttttggggaggtttatgttaagagaagaaattagtaggggagaggggggcagtcttgaatgaatttcattaaatcaaatcaactgtaacttttatttcattgtgtatttcataatgtttttttgcactgaaacatgtgttggttatcccattatataattactataggagaaaagtgatagtatcacacatcgatattttattacagttttttcttgctcaggaaaaagttcaaatgtgccccggcaattcttctaaaactgtgtttaccgattttcctgcaacaaattatttaattggtcagaaaagcagtgacttgcaaattattatgtctggagaatttataccgactcttacactgagttgcagaaaggatctttaagttaatgtcggcattaaatgtattgttgccttgctttgacagtatacggacagaaagagacagacatagatttaatgtccacattagcttaaagtcccttgctgcaactcggcattacatattcttacaaatatttttacaataggtactctacacggagagaccgacacacatagacacctacagctgtaaaacttatcgataccctttttgagtcgggggttagtaaaaaagtatctagacctgatgttttgacaacattagcatccagaccctgatgtcatgtaacgtttgacactagtattttctaacctctataagaataacaaatacacattgaaaggcattctattacatcaaaatagtacttttttacaagaaatataagcaatgtatgttaatggttagaaattaagtacctactcaccagtataaaacgctgctctttcataaacatcgtatatattgactaatacttctccagcctcattctccgccaaacatcgtaggtaaacgctgtaaatcatctgtctagcttcgctgcgaatggttttattcattttcacttcgtgaacaaactcaacaatccacaaaactccaaaattaagcaaaattcgatttgtttatacaggaacagggcgagtttgacattcaaaccatagaaacagaccacaaatcacaagtttttttttattgccaggtttaaatctgtttagttccaaaaacattaatctcttctcttttgtgttcagctgTAACTACTTAATTGGTTGTTGAGAGATGCTGACCAAATGTGACATGAAGCAAAGTTATTGGGAGAGGCATGGGACAGGCCTGGCttcagcagtggatgataAGTTGGCTGGTGATGTTGAATACAATGATAATGGATATGAAATTGTATTTCCAAATAATTAACGTAACACAGATTaggttatgtttatttaaaggCTCTTATTAGTTATATAATCACCAAAGTCATGATTTATGCTTGGAGCAGTGCTGTTTAAAATAAGATTTCAGTGCCGATTTGAAACCTTTATGCCACCAAGCATAAATTAAAGGATTTAAAATACTGTTCAGGAATCCCATAGTTAACAACGGTCCTCGTAGTAAATCATTCAGGCTGATACATTTTGGATTTCCAATTTTGTTTGTGCAAAACACATAGAATCCGACAACTATAAAATACGGTAACCATGTAACCATAAAACTACCAGAAGTGAGCATTACAATGACTACAGCCCTCAATCTTCGTGGGTCTTTGGATTTGTAATCGCCAGTTATGGTTTTGGTCACTCGATTGTACAtttgtttaactttgttaGGAGATGATTTTAGAGATGATAAGACAGGCACAGTTATACTTGAATTAAAGTAGTTTTCTTGATTCTCTACATTGTCATCAGTCACTCTTCTACTCGTATCATCACTATCAAAGCTAGTGTTATTATCATCACTTGAATTGAGCCCTTCAATGCTTTTAGACTTCACTAAAGTAGTCACTAGAACTTTGGTATTTTTGATGCGATGTAAATCTGGCATGGAACTTCTTCTGTGGATTGTTTTATCAATTTTGTCTGTAAATTTTACAGAAGGACTTTCGCTGCCCAACTTGTTGCCtttatggagatgctggaggtgtGTGGcgcatccccatgcaaagggaggatcctccgaccaggccgggtggtgtggcctggcgggcaaATAGACTCTCAATCTGTCCTTAGATTTCACATAGACTTGTTTCTTGgcgttatttatatttgtaaggTTTTTTAGAGCACGAATTAGTATTTTCACATACAGCACGACTACAACTACAATTGGTATAGTACTAAGAATAGAGTTAATGAGAATTAGCCCTCCTGGAAACACAGATATGTAAGCGCAATGTGGTCCTTGCGTGCCTTTCAGTTCTTGGTTGACCCATCCGGTTGCTGGCATGAAACCCAGTATCAGACctgcaaaaaaaacaaatgtattagttataactacttacttggaataaaataattaatttgctataagtataagtactttgcCATAGGTGGGCGACAGACGATGGCTGTGTGATCATAGATAGgttaggtaattattatatctattAGGTATCGAGgattttattaacattactGTTACCATGAATATGTATTTCTTAATTGTTTAAAACTCAGATAATTAACTAGGTAcagtaaaaaaacttaccaacaAGCCAAATAATGAGAATGCCGATTCTGACTCTGGTAGTGTTTATCCATCTCTGGTAATACAATCCATGGATGATGTAAATGTACCGGTCAATGGCAATGAAACCCACACTGAATATGGACACCATCGTTGGACACACGAACATACCTGGGGATGGATAATAACATGAGTCAATTTATTGAGGAAGCAAACCCACTTATGACAGTGGTGGACGGTATGATCGAGATGATTACGATGCATTTGGCACATCAGACATCATACAAGACCCGATAGGTTCTTAAACAAACATGTTCACATGCTGGATGACCTATACCTACTGACCGTGATCATCTCCTTCTCCTgttttaattatgtaagttgTACGTATCTAATAATTTTAGAAGGTAGGGTATAATAATCTTGTACTTttcgacggtcgaatggcatagtggttagtgggcctgactgctatgcagaaggtcccgggttcgattcccggctggggcagatattggtttaaagacagatatttgtactcgggtcttcggtgttgatatttatattgaatatgtatctatctaagtatgtatttgtgtagatatatcagctgtccgatacccataacacaggctctgcctagcttggggtcgggtggccgtgtgtgagatgtccccacatacttatttatttatatataactTACCAATTTGAAATAAACACATGGCATCAGTAGCTACAACGCGATGCGCCGCGGCGTCTATGATGAGGGTCAGCCCGATGATGGTATCAGCCAGCGAGACGTTACCTAACAACAAATAAGTGCTTTTTGGCTGCTGACCTGAAATAATAAGTAAGAATTTGATTAAGTATTTGGTGAAATGTGGAGcactataataagcttcctAAGTGCATAGGTTAACTTCATcgtcatcacaacccatcacttCCCCACGGCTGGCTGCTGGGGCACAGCAGGTTTCCTTCCagttaagtaataaaaaaacctaagtaggtaggtaaccaTACCTTTTCTCAAAATGAGTCCACTGGATATGACCACAGTTAGATTACTCAATATAATCACAGTTCCGAGGACATAGGCCACCGACCGGTACACTGTCAGATGGTCCATTTCCCGTATCCTGTAAGCTTCGTAGAGCACTTTCAGCTTTTCATTAGACATTTTGTCTGTGTAATTTGTCTCATTCGATGTTAGGATAGGGTCGATGACTGGAGATGTGTCCTCCATCATCGACGCATTTACTTCTACCATCGATCCATTGATCAGTGATATCAgcattatgaatttatgacttaactattattatttagtagtGGTCTAGCTTCAGAACGTTCACTCTAGCTTCGATATACGATACTCGTTAACTACGAAGTTTCGTTTCAGAGTATCGAGGATATTATCAAGCAACAGTAGTCTCTCTGGATATTATCTAAACACAGAACTGCTAATCTGAAGATGTCACACATCTGACACAATGAGGATAACTGAGGGAGACATGCCAGCATTATATGTAGAAGCTAATAAATTACTGATAGGTTTACAGTAAAATGTTACTAGTTCATACTGAAATTAGAGCAGAAAATGACTTGAGGAAACTGTTAAGCGTATAAACTTATACAGACACTAGgttgagtaggtaccta contains the following coding sequences:
- the LOC105380831 gene encoding 5-hydroxytryptamine receptor 1A-alpha-like, whose amino-acid sequence is MLISLINGSMVEVNASMMEDTSPVIDPILTSNETNYTDKMSNEKLKVLYEAYRIREMDHLTVYRSVAYVLGTVIILSNLTVVISSGLILRKGQQPKSTYLLLGNVSLADTIIGLTLIIDAAAHRVVATDAMCLFQIGMFVCPTMVSIFSVGFIAIDRYIYIIHGLYYQRWINTTRVRIGILIIWLVGLILGFMPATGWVNQELKGTQGPHCAYISVFPGGLILINSILSTIPIVVVVVLYVKILIRALKNLTNINNAKKQVYVKSKDRLRVYLPARPHHPAWSEDPPFAWGCATHLQHLHKGNKLGSESPSVKFTDKIDKTIHRRSSMPDLHRIKNTKVLVTTLVKSKSIEGLNSSDDNNTSFDSDDTSRRVTDDNVENQENYFNSSITVPVLSSLKSSPNKVKQMYNRVTKTITGDYKSKDPRRLRAVVIVMLTSGSFMVTWLPYFIVVGFYVFCTNKIGNPKCISLNDLLRGPLLTMGFLNSILNPLIYAWWHKGFKSALKSYFKQHCSKHKS